CAGCGTCTTCACGCGTCCGTCGAGAATTTCGGGGAAGCCCGTTACGTCGCTGATGCCCGTCACCGGGATGCCTTTGCTCTCGAACAGCGTCTTCGTGCCGCCCGTGCTGATGATTTCGTAGCCCAGCTTCACGAGCTCGGCCGCGAAGGCGTCGATGCCGGTTTTGTCGGAGACGCTGATGAGCGCTCGTTTGTTCGCCACTTTGGGGTACCTCCTAAAATATTAAGTAAATTGATGTTTTATATGGTAAGGGGGGGGGCTGGTTCGGCGCCGCCGCGGGCGGTGTAACCGCATTTTTGCGGTTATTCCGCCTTTTCGGTGCCGCCGCGGGCGGTGTAGCCGCATTTTTGCGGTTATTTCGCCTTTTCGGTGCCGCCGCTGGCGGTTTAACCGCATTTTTGCGGCTATTTCGCCTTTCCGGTGCCGCCCCTGGCGGTGTAGCCGCATTTTTGCGGTTATCTTCCCGTATCAACACCGCCGCAGGGCCCGCCACCGCCGGGTAAGGAACATTTGTCCCTTACAGACCGCCGCAGGGCCCGCCAACCGTCGGATAAGGAACATTTGACTCTTACAGACCGCCGCAGGACCCGCCGACCGCCGAATAAGGAACATTTGTCCCTTACAGACCGCCGCAAGCCCCGCCAACCGCCGGATAAGGAACATTTGTCCCTTACAGACCGCCGCAGGGCCCGCCGACCGCCGGATAAGGAACATTTGTCGCTTACAGACCGCCATAACGCCCGCCGACCGCCGGATAAGGAACATCTGTCGCTTACGCACCGGCGCCCGGCCTGGGCGGACCGAGAACGCTACAGCCCGAGGCCGCCCTCCACGACGACGCGGCGGCCGTCGAGGCGGACGCGGTCCTCCGCGAAGGCGCGCACGACGGCGGGGTACAGCCGGTGCTCGATGACCTGCACGCGCGGATACAGCGTATCCGCCGTGTCGTCCGGCAGCACCGCCAGCGCCTCCTGCGCGATGATCGCGCCGCTGTCCATGCCGCCGTCGACGAAGTGCACCGTGACGCCGGCGACTTTGGCGCCGTAGGCGAGCGCCTGCTCGACCGCGTGCAGTCCCGGGAACGCCGGGAGCAGCGAAGGATGTATGTTAAGAATGCGGTTTTCGAACGCATCGAGCAGCACGGACGTCACCAAGCGCATATAGCCGGCGAGCACGATGAAATCGATGCCGCGCTCCCGCAGCTCGCGAACGACGTCCGCCTCGTACGCCTCGCGCGACGCGTACGACTTCGGGCGCACCGCGTACACCGGCACGCCGAGCCGCTCCGCGCGCTCGATCGCGCCGGCGCCCGGCTTGTCGCACACGAGCAGCGCCACTTCATAAGGCGAAGCGGCGTCCCGGACGCTTGCCGAGACCACCGCTTCGAAGTTGGAGCCCGAGCCCGAAGCGAAAACGGCGACTCGCTTTTTCGCCATTTACGCCTCGGTCCCTTCGAACGTCACGACGCCTTCGCCTTCGGTGATCACGCCGATGTCGTACGGCGTCTCGCCCGCCGCCGCCAGGGCGCGCATCGCTTCCTCGCGCGCGTCCGCCGGCACGACGATGACGTAGCCGATGCCCATGTTGAACGTGCGGTAGCAGTCGTCGTGCGTCAGCGCGCCTTCGGAGCGGAGCAGCTCGAAGATCGGCGGCATCGGCCACGAGCCGAGGCGAATGTGCGCGTTCACCCCTGCCGGCAGCACGCGCGGGATGTTCTCGATGAAGCCGCCGCCCGTAATATGCGCCATGCCGCGCACCTCGACCGCATCGAGCAGCGCGAGCACCGGCTTCACGTAAATGCGCGTCGGCGCGAGCAGCGCTTCGCCGAGCGTGACGCCGCCGAGGGCGTCGACGCGGTCGTTCACGCCGTACTTGCCGCTGTCGAGCAGAAGCTTGCGCACGAGCGAGAAGCCGTTGCTGTGCACGCCGCTCGACGCGAGGCCGATGATGGCGTCGCCCGGACGGATCGTGCTGCCGTCGATCATTTTCGATTTGTCGACCACGCCGACGGTGAAGCCCGCGATGTCGTATTCGCCGTCTTGGTACATGCTCGGCATTTCGGCCGTTTCGCCGCCGATCAAAGCGCAGCCGGCTTGAACGCAGCCTTCCGCGACGCCGGCGACGATGCGCTCGACCTTCTCCGGCACGAGCGTGCCGATCGCGAGATAGTCGAGGAAGAAGAGCGGCTCCGCGCCCTGCACGACGATGTCGTTCACGCACATGGCGACGCAGTCGATGCCGACCGTGTCGTGCTTATCCGCCGCGAACGCGACCTTTAGCTTCGTGCCGACGCCGTCGGTGCCGGACACGAGAATCGGCTCCTTGTACTTCTCGCGGTCCATGGCGAACAGGCCGCCGAAACCGCCGAGGCCCCCGAGCACTTCCGGGCGCGTCGTGCGGGCGACGTGGCGCTTCATTCGTTCCACCGCTTCATTGCCGGCCGCGATGTTGACGCCGGCTTGCTTATACGCTTCTGACACGAGCCATGTCACCTCACTTAATATCGACTCCGCCGCCGGTCGGACGCCCGAAGCAGACATGCGTCGGCCGCGATTTCGCCGCGAAACCGGCAACATCGCGGGACGCACCGGCGCTGACCGGCGGGAAGAGCGTTTCGCAATCATTGAACAAATCCGTAATCCGTTACAAGGCGGCCCATCCGATCAGCACTTCGCGATGAGCGCCTTCTCCGCTTCCTCCGGCGACAGCGTCGGGTACTTGTTGTCGAAGCACGCCATGCACAGCCCACCCTCGAGCTTAGCGCCCTGCGCGCCGATCGACTCGACCAAGCTTTCCTTGCTCAGGAAGTGCAGCGAGTCGGCGTTGATCAGCTCCCGGATCTCCTCCACCGACTTCGAGGAAGCGATCAGCTCGCCGCGCGTCGGCGTGTCGATCCCGTAGAAGCACGGGTTCGCGAAAGGCGGCGACGTAATGCGCACGTGCACCTCGACGGCGCCCGCCTCGCGCAGCAAATTGACGATGCGGCGAGACGTCGTGCCGCGCACGATCGAGTCGTCGATCATGACGACGCGCTTGCCTTCGACGACCTTGCGCACCGCGGACAGCTTCATTTTCACGCCTTGCTCGCGCAGCTCCTGCGACGGCTGGATGAACGTCCGGCCCGTATAGCGGTTCTTGATCAGCCCGAGCTCGTACGGGATGCCGGTCTGCTCCGCGAAGCCGATCGCCGCGGAAATCGACGAATCCGGCACGCCGGTGACGACGTCCGCGTCGACGAACGAATCCATCGCGAGACGCTTGCCCATCCGCTTGCGCGCGGTATGGATGTTCACCTCGTCGATGTCGCTGTCGGGGCGCGCGAAGTAAATATACTCCATCGAACACACCGATTTGCGCGGCGCCGGATCGGCGAACCGATCCTCATGCATGCCGTTCTCGTCGAACACGAGAAGCTCGCCCGGCGCGACGTCGCGCACGTACTCGGCGCCGACGGCGTCGAACGCGCACGTCTCCGACGAGAACAGCCACGCGTCGCCGAGGCGGCCCAACACGAACGGCCGCAGCGCGTGCTGGTCGCGCGCCGCGACCATCTTGTCGTTCGTGATGAACACGAACGCGAACGCGCCGTTCAGCCGCCGGAGCGATTCCTTCACCGCTTCCTCGATCGACGGCGCCTTCGACCGGGCGATCAGATGCGCCACGACCTCCGTGTCGCTCGTCGTCTGGAAGATCGAGCCGGCTTCCTCGAGCTCGCGCCGAATGTCCGGCGCGTTCACGATGTTGCCGTTCGTCGCGATGGCGAGATCGCCGTCGCGCCATTTGAACACGAGCGGCTGCGCGTTCGCGAGCTTGCTCTCGCCCGACGTCGAATACCGGACGTGGCCGATGCCGACCTTGCCGGGCAGCTCCGCGAGCCGGGTCTGGTCGAAGATCTCCTTGACCAGCCCCATGCCGCGGTGGTAATTGAACTCGCGTCGGTTCACCGTGCAGATGCCGCCGCTCTCCTGGCCGCGATGCTGCAGCGCGTGCAGCCCGTAATAGCAGAGCGACGCCGCCTCGGGGTGATTCCACACCCCGAAGACGCCGCACTCCTCGCGCAATTTATCGAAAATATCCCGATCGTTCGTACCTTCGTTGAAATAATCACCCGTCCAAAGCGGCTGCACCGGCAAAGACGAACTCATTTCATCAGACACGGGATCGCGTCCTTCCACGTAGTTTCGAGAACGTCGACGGCGACGTCGATCACAGTGGACCCGTTCACCGTCACGTTCAGCTTCGATCCGCACACCGTCCCGATGCGCGCCATCGGCACGCCTTCCTCGACCAAATGCAGCTGCAGCGCGTCCGCTTGCTCCGGACGGCACGTCAGCAGCACGCGCGACTGCGACTCGCTGAACAGCGCGACGTCGTTGCGCAGGCCCGGCGCGTTCCAAGAGATGTTCGCGCCGATGCCGCCGCTGATGCAGCTCTCCGCCAGCGCGACGGCCAAACCGCCCTCGGACAAGTCGTGCGCCGAAGCGACCAAACCGCCCTGAATCGCGGACAGGACAGCCTTCTGCAGACGCTTCTCGACGTCCAGATCGATCTTCGGCGGACGGCCTTCCGTCACGCCGTGGACGACCAATTGGAACTCGCTGCCGCCGAGCTCGGCGAACGTTTCGCCCAGCAGGAACACGACGTCGCCTTCGTTCTTGAACGCCTGCGTCGTGACGTGGTTCACGTCGTGCACGAGGCCGACCATGCCGATGACCGGCGTCGGGTAAATCGCGCCGCGCGCGTTCTCGTTGTACAGCGAGACGTTGCCGCCGATGACCGGCGTATCGAGGACGCGGCACGCTTCCGACATGCCGTCGGTCGCCTTCTCGAGCTGCCAGAAAATTTCCGGCTTATCCGGGGAGCCGAAGTTCAGGTTGTCGGTCAGCGCCAGCGGCTCGCCGCCGGAGCAGACGACGTTGCGCGCCGCTTCCGCGACCGCGATCCGTCCGCCGACTTCCGGATCCAAGTAGACGTAACGACCGTTGCAGTCCGTCGACATCGCAAGTCCCTTGCGCGTGCCGTCGACGCGAACGACCGCCGCGTCGGAGCCCGGGCGCACGACCGTCGCCGTGCGGACCATGTGGTCGTATTGACCGTAGACCCATTCCTTCGACGCGACCGTCGGGGAGGCGAGCACCTTCAGCAGCGCGCCTTCGACGTCCGTCACCTCAGGGTACCGCAGCGTGTCGATCGAACCGTTGCGGACATAATACTCCGGTACGACGGACGGCTTGTGGTACATCGGGCAATCGTCGACCAAAGCCGTCACCGGCATGTCGCCGACGACTTCGCCGTGATGGACCAAAGTCAACCGGCCCGTATCCGTCACCTTGCCGACGACTTCGCAGAAGAGGCCCCACTTGTGGAAGACCGCCTTCACTTCTTCTTCCTTGTCCGGCGTCGTGACGAACAGCATGCGCTCCTGCGATTCGGAGAGCATCATTTCGTACGCCGTCATGCCCGGCTCGCGCTGCGGCACTTTGTCGAGCCACAGCTCCATGCCGTTGCCAGCCTTCGACGCCATCTCCGCGGAGGAGCACGTGAGGCCCGCCGCGCCCATGTCCTGGATGCCGAGGACGAGCCCTTTGTCGATCACTTCCAAACAAGCCTCCATGACGAGCTTCTCCATGAACGGGTCGCCGACCTGCACGGCCGGACGCTTCGCTTCGGACTCTTCCGTCAGCTCCTCGGACGCGAACGTCGCGCCGTGGATGCCGTCGCGGCCCGTCGCCGGTCCGACGTAGAACACCGGGTTGCCGACGCCGCGCGCGATGCCGCGCTGAATGCGGTCATGATCAATCAAACCGACGCACATCGCGTTAACCAAAGGATTCCCTTCATACGACTCGTCGAACATGACCTCGCCGCCGACCGTCGGGATGCCGATGCAGTTGCCGTAGCCGGCGATGCCGCTGACGACATGCTCGAACAAATATTTCACGCGGTCGTTCTCAAGGCGCCCGAAGCGCAGCGAGTTCATGAGCGCCACCGGACGCGCGCCCATCGAGAATATATCCCGAATGATGCCGCCGACGCCCGTCGCCGCGCCTTGGTACGGCTCGATCGCCGACGGGTGGTTGTGCGACTCGATTTTGAACACGACCGCTTGGTTGTCGCCGATGTCGACGATGCCCGCGCCTTCGCCCGGACCCATGAGGACGCGCGGCCCGGAGATCGGGAACTTTTTCAGCACGACCTTCGAGTTTTTGTAGGAGCAGTGCTCCGACCACATGACGCTGAATACGCCGATTTCCGTGTAGTTCGGGAGACGTCCGCCGAGATGGCCGATGACCTTCTGGTACTCGTCGTCCGTCATGCCCATTTGCTTATATAACTGCTGATCGCGGATTTGCTCCGGCGTCGGTTCCAAGTTAGCGAGCTGCTGCTGTGCCATGCGCGGTTCCCCTCCAAGCATTCAAAACTGACGTAAACATGCGCTTGCCGTCTTCCGAGCCGAGCAGCGCATCGACCGCGCGCTCCGGGTGCGGCATCATGCCGAGCACGTTGCCGCGCTCGTTCGTGATGCCGGCGATGTCGGCGACCGAGCCGTTCGGGTTCTCGCCGCTGTAGCGGAATGCGATTTGACCGTTCGCTTCAAGCCGCGCGAGCGTCTCTTCGTCGCAATAATAGTTGCCTTCGCCGTGCGCGATCGGAATCGAAATCTTCTCGCCCGCTTTGTAATCCCGCGTGAACGGCGTGTCGTTGTTCGCCACTTCCAGCGTCGCCGGCGCGCAGCGGAATTTCAGCGAGTTGTTGCGGCGCATCGCGCCCGGAAGCAGTCCGGACTCGAGCAAAATTTGGAACCCGTTGCAAATGCCGAGAACGTATTTGCCGGCGTCCGCCGCCTTGCGCACTTCCTCCATGACCGGCGAAAAGCGCGCGATCGCGCCCGACCGCAGGTAGTCGCCGTACGAGAAGCCGCCCGGCACCAAAATGAGATCGAATTTCGAAAGATCCGTCGCCTGGTGCCATACGTACTCG
The DNA window shown above is from Paenibacillus sp. and carries:
- the purN gene encoding phosphoribosylglycinamide formyltransferase, which produces MAKKRVAVFASGSGSNFEAVVSASVRDAASPYEVALLVCDKPGAGAIERAERLGVPVYAVRPKSYASREAYEADVVRELRERGIDFIVLAGYMRLVTSVLLDAFENRILNIHPSLLPAFPGLHAVEQALAYGAKVAGVTVHFVDGGMDSGAIIAQEALAVLPDDTADTLYPRVQVIEHRLYPAVVRAFAEDRVRLDGRRVVVEGGLGL
- the purM gene encoding phosphoribosylformylglycinamidine cyclo-ligase, which encodes MSEAYKQAGVNIAAGNEAVERMKRHVARTTRPEVLGGLGGFGGLFAMDREKYKEPILVSGTDGVGTKLKVAFAADKHDTVGIDCVAMCVNDIVVQGAEPLFFLDYLAIGTLVPEKVERIVAGVAEGCVQAGCALIGGETAEMPSMYQDGEYDIAGFTVGVVDKSKMIDGSTIRPGDAIIGLASSGVHSNGFSLVRKLLLDSGKYGVNDRVDALGGVTLGEALLAPTRIYVKPVLALLDAVEVRGMAHITGGGFIENIPRVLPAGVNAHIRLGSWPMPPIFELLRSEGALTHDDCYRTFNMGIGYVIVVPADAREEAMRALAAAGETPYDIGVITEGEGVVTFEGTEA
- the purQ gene encoding phosphoribosylformylglycinamidine synthase subunit PurQ, with translation MNVAVLVFPGSNCDIDCYKAVEHTIQQPVEYVWHQATDLSKFDLILVPGGFSYGDYLRSGAIARFSPVMEEVRKAADAGKYVLGICNGFQILLESGLLPGAMRRNNSLKFRCAPATLEVANNDTPFTRDYKAGEKISIPIAHGEGNYYCDEETLARLEANGQIAFRYSGENPNGSVADIAGITNERGNVLGMMPHPERAVDALLGSEDGKRMFTSVLNAWRGTAHGTAAAR
- the purF gene encoding amidophosphoribosyltransferase yields the protein MSSSLPVQPLWTGDYFNEGTNDRDIFDKLREECGVFGVWNHPEAASLCYYGLHALQHRGQESGGICTVNRREFNYHRGMGLVKEIFDQTRLAELPGKVGIGHVRYSTSGESKLANAQPLVFKWRDGDLAIATNGNIVNAPDIRRELEEAGSIFQTTSDTEVVAHLIARSKAPSIEEAVKESLRRLNGAFAFVFITNDKMVAARDQHALRPFVLGRLGDAWLFSSETCAFDAVGAEYVRDVAPGELLVFDENGMHEDRFADPAPRKSVCSMEYIYFARPDSDIDEVNIHTARKRMGKRLAMDSFVDADVVTGVPDSSISAAIGFAEQTGIPYELGLIKNRYTGRTFIQPSQELREQGVKMKLSAVRKVVEGKRVVMIDDSIVRGTTSRRIVNLLREAGAVEVHVRITSPPFANPCFYGIDTPTRGELIASSKSVEEIRELINADSLHFLSKESLVESIGAQGAKLEGGLCMACFDNKYPTLSPEEAEKALIAKC
- the purL gene encoding phosphoribosylformylglycinamidine synthase subunit PurL is translated as MAQQQLANLEPTPEQIRDQQLYKQMGMTDDEYQKVIGHLGGRLPNYTEIGVFSVMWSEHCSYKNSKVVLKKFPISGPRVLMGPGEGAGIVDIGDNQAVVFKIESHNHPSAIEPYQGAATGVGGIIRDIFSMGARPVALMNSLRFGRLENDRVKYLFEHVVSGIAGYGNCIGIPTVGGEVMFDESYEGNPLVNAMCVGLIDHDRIQRGIARGVGNPVFYVGPATGRDGIHGATFASEELTEESEAKRPAVQVGDPFMEKLVMEACLEVIDKGLVLGIQDMGAAGLTCSSAEMASKAGNGMELWLDKVPQREPGMTAYEMMLSESQERMLFVTTPDKEEEVKAVFHKWGLFCEVVGKVTDTGRLTLVHHGEVVGDMPVTALVDDCPMYHKPSVVPEYYVRNGSIDTLRYPEVTDVEGALLKVLASPTVASKEWVYGQYDHMVRTATVVRPGSDAAVVRVDGTRKGLAMSTDCNGRYVYLDPEVGGRIAVAEAARNVVCSGGEPLALTDNLNFGSPDKPEIFWQLEKATDGMSEACRVLDTPVIGGNVSLYNENARGAIYPTPVIGMVGLVHDVNHVTTQAFKNEGDVVFLLGETFAELGGSEFQLVVHGVTEGRPPKIDLDVEKRLQKAVLSAIQGGLVASAHDLSEGGLAVALAESCISGGIGANISWNAPGLRNDVALFSESQSRVLLTCRPEQADALQLHLVEEGVPMARIGTVCGSKLNVTVNGSTVIDVAVDVLETTWKDAIPCLMK